In Actinoplanes lobatus, the DNA window GCTCCTCCACCCACTGCTCCGGCTTCAGCGACTGCTCCAGCACCGTCTTCGGGAAGCCCTGAATGCTCACCGAATAGTCGACGAACCCCGGCCAGTCAGCCTTGGCCGCCTTGACCGCCGCGGTGTGCGCGCCCTGCCACGCGTCGACGATGCCCGGCTTCGCGGCCAGGAACTTCTCGGTGACCACCACCGAACTGGTGCCCAGATACTTGGCGTGGGTCTCCGACGCCAGGTCGACCACCGGGTAGCCCTTGCCCTTGAGGGCGATGAAGTTGGCGATCGGCACCGCGGCCGCGTCCACATCGCCACGTTCGAGGGCCGCCTCCACGTCGGAGCTGTAGATGTGCACGACCTCGGCCGGTTTCGCGTTGGCGTCGGCGAGCGCGCCCAGCAGGTAGCGGTGGATGTAGGAGCCGGTCTGCACCGCCACCTTCTTACCGGCCAGGTCGGCGACCGACGCCGGGCCGCCGGACTTCTTGGCCAGAATGCCGGCGTCCAGGTTGATCTGCGACTGGGCGATCAGCCGGGTCGGCTGGCCGGCGCCCTTGGCGACCAGCGCCGGGGTGTCGCCGTACAGGGCCAGGTCGAGTTCGTCGGCGACCAGGGCCTGGTTGAGGTCCGGGCCGTTCGGGAAGGTGACCACTTTCAGGTCGGTGACCCCGAGCGACGCCAGCGCCGGAACCAGTTTGCCCTGCTTGTGCCAGTAGCCGATCGGCCCGCTGATGGCGTTGGAGTTGCCGATCGCGCCGACCCGCAGCACGAAGCTGTCACCCGGCCCGGCGGCCTCGGAGTCGTTGCCGCACGCCCCGGCGGCCAGGAGGAGAAGCAGGACCATCACACGTCGGACCATGGTGCCGTCTCCCATCAGGTCAAGGCCGGGGTGATGCGGGCCGGGCCGAGTTCGGGGCCGACCGCCAGGCGGGCGCCCGGTTTCCGGCCACGGCCCCAGCCGAGTTCGCGGCGGTAGCTGCCGAGCAGCCCGGCGCCGGCCAGGTGCTTCTCGTCGCGCAGCGGGGAGTCCTCCGGCACCGGATGTGTGTGCGGGGCGACGAACAGGGCGTCCGCCGGGCAGTGCGCCTCGCACATGAAGCAGGTCTGGCAGTCGCTCTGCCGGGCGATCACCGGGATCCCGCCAGGGCCGGCCTCGAACACGTTGGTGGGGCACACCGCGATGCAGACGTCGCAGCTCACGCAGCGTTCGGTGGAGAGGACCTCGATCACGACGCCACCGCCAGCTCCCGGCCGGTGACCGCCTCGGGTCGGGTCCACAGCCGGTCCAGGCCGCCGACCGTGAGCCGGTGGTACTGGTTCGGGTCCAGCTGCGGGAACTCCTCGCGACGTGCCATGCCACGGCTCTCGGTACGGGCGAGCGCACTCGTGTACATCCACCGCGCGTGCGCCACCATGGCCGCCGCCTGCCGCACTCCGGGCAGGTCGCCACCGGTCACGACGGCGCCGCCACGCCGGCCGTCCCAGACCGCGTCGAGGTGGGCGAGGGCCGGTTCCAGGCGGGAGGCCGTACGCAGGTAGTTCTTGTCGTAGGGGTGCACCTCACGCCGGATGACGTCGAGCGCATCGGCCCTGTCGAAATGCCGCTGGATACCGGCTTCCCCGACCCCGGTGAGCTTCCGCCGGTTCGCGGCCGCCCCCAGCGCGGTCGCGAACGCGGCGGCACCCCGCCCGGCGAACGTGCCGGACGACATGGCCCACGCCGAGTTGTGGCTGCCACCACCGGTGAAGGCGCCGCACACCAGCTCCCGGGTGGCGGCGTCACCGGCCGCGTACAGGCCGGGCACCGTGGTGGCGCAGTCGTCGGCGACGATCCGGATCCCGCCGGTGCCCCGGACCGTGCCCTCCAGCAGCAGCGTGACCGGGAACTTCTCGGTGAACGGGTTGATCCCGAGCCGGTCGAAGGTGAGGAAGAAGTTCGGCTGCCCGAGCCGCATCTGCCGCTGCTGTTCCGGGGTGGTCTGGTCGATCTGGCACAGCACGATCCCGGTGCGCAGCAGCTCCTTCGCGATCACCGAGCGGCCGCCCTGACTGCCGGCCCCCGCGAGCTGTGTCCCGTCGCCGCGGAAGAACGTCGCGAACCCGTAGTAGGCGGTCTTGGTGACCGAGGTGAAGGCGGGCGCGATGGCGTACGCCGTGGAGAACTCCATCCCGGACATCTCCGCCCCCGCCTCGGCCGCGAACAGCGCACCGTCGCCGGTCGCGACGTCGCAGCCGAGCGCCTTGCTCAGGAACGCGCACCCGCCGGTCGCCAGCACCACCGCCTTGGCCCGGACCCGGTAGTCGGTGCCGTGCTGCCGCCGGTGCCCGCGTATCCCGGCGACCGTGCCGGTGCCGTCGACAAGCAGTTCGGTGGCCGGGCTGTGGTCGAGGATCCGCACTCCGGCCCGCTTGATCCAGGACCGCATCCGGCGCATGTACTCGGGCCCCTGCACACCCCGCTTGTGCGGCATGCCGTCGACGATCGGGAACGGGTAGCGGGCCTCGGCCTCGAGACGGTTCATGTTCTCGTACGTCTGGTCCAGCACCCGCGCCATCCATCGCCGGTCCTGGAGGAAGCCGCCGAGCTTCTCCCGGCTGGCCATCGCCTTCTCCCGTTGTTCCGGGTCGGGTTGCACGTACCAGACGCCGGTGCCGCCGGAGGCGGTCGGCCCGCTGGTGCCGCAGTAGCCCTTGTCCAGCAGCAGCACGTCGGCGCCGGCCTCGGCGGCGGTCAGCGCGGCCCACGTGCCGGCCGGGCCGCCACCGACCACGACCACGTCGGCGGTCAGATCCAGGTTGATCATCGGGGGTCCTCCGGTTCGGTCGCGACGCCCAGCCCGGCCAGCAGTTCGCGGCGCAGGGTGAGCAGTCGTGGATGGTCGATCAGGCGGGGCCGGGGAACGTCGACGATGAACTCCTCGGCGATCCGCCCGTCGCGCAGCAGCAGCGCCCGGTCGGCGAGCAGCAGCGCCTCCTCGACGTCGTGGGTGACCAGCAGCACCGCCGGCCGATGTTCGGCCCAGAGCCGCGCGACCAGGCCCTGCGCCTTGAGCCGGGTGAGCGCGTCGAGCGCCCCGAACGGCTCGTCCAACAACAGAAGATCAGGGGTACGGACGAGCGCCCGCGCCAGTGCGACCCGCTGGGACTCGCCGCCGGACAGGGTGCGCGGCCACGCGTCGGCGCGTGCTTCGAGACCGACCTCGGTCAGCGCGTCGATCGCCCGTTTCCGCAGGCCGGTGCCGTCCAGCCCGAGGGTGACGTTGCGCCACACCCGGCTCCACGGCATGAGCCGGTGCTCCTGGAAGACGACCGCCCGTTTGTCCGGGACACCGAAGTCGCCGGTGGCGCCCCGGTCGAGCCCGGCCAGCGCCCGCAGCAGGGTGCTCTTGCCGGATCCGCTGGCGCCGAGCAGCGCCACGAACTCACCCGGCGCGATGGTGAGATCGACCCCGTCCAGCACGACCCGCCCGTCGAACTCCCGCCGGGCGTCTTCGACAACGACCGCGCTCACCTACTCACCCGCGAATCCGCGGCGCCACGCCAGCGCGCGCCGCTCGATCAGCCGGACGAACTGGTCGGTGGCCAGCCCGAGCAGCGCGTACAGGACCAGCACCACGAAGATGACGTCGGTGCGCAGGAACTCGCGGGCGTCGTTCATCAGGAAGCCGACGCCGCTGGTGGTGGCGGTCTGCTCGGCGACGACCAGGCTCAGCCAGCCGATGCCGAGGGCCTGGCGCAGCCCGACCAGGATCTGCGGCAGCGCGCCGGGCAGGATGACGCGCCGGATCAGCCCGAACCGGCCCACCCCGCAGGAGCGCGCCGACTCGACGAGCCGCTCGTCGACGCCCCGGATGCCGTGCAGGACGTTGAGATACAGCGGGAAGATCGGCCCGATCGCGATCAGCGCGACCTTCGCGGATTCGCCGATGCCGAACCAGATGATGAAGATCGGTACGAGCGCCAGGTGCGGCAGCATGCGCAGCGCCTGGATCGGGGCGTCGACGACGTCCTCGGCGAGCCGGAGCAGCCCGGCCGCGAGACCGAGCAGCAGCCCCGCCGACAGCCCGATGGCCAGGCCCTTCGCCACCCGGGTCAGCGATACCCCGAGGTGGTGGGCCAGCTCACCGGAGCCGATCAGCTCCTTGGCGGCGGCGAACACCTCGGCCGGGGTGGGTGTGGTGCTGCCGAGCCATCCGGAGGTGGAGCCGATCTGCCACAGGGCCAGGACGACGATGAGCCCGGTGAGGCGGCGGGCCGGGGTGAGGGCGGCGGCGATCCGGCGCCACGGCGGCGGTGCCGTGGGACCGGTGCCGCGGGGTGCGGCGGCCGGGACGACCGGTGAACTGCGCCGGTCGAGCACGGATGACGACATGGCGGCTCCTTCGCATTCCTACGGAAGCAGGAGGAATACGTAGAGCCTTAGCCTCTAAATCCCATCTGTCAACTAGGGAATCGAGGGGTGGGAACTCGCCGGGGCGACCGCGAAGCGGCTGGGGACGGCCGCCCCGGCGAGCGTCTACGGGCCGGTCACCCCGGTCGCGACACAGGCCGTACCGTCCGGGCCCTCGCCGATCTTGGTCGGCTCGTCGCCGGTGTCGTTGCCCTCGAACAGGTCGCACAGGCTGATCTCGTCACCGACCAGGGTCACGCCGTCGATCGTCAGCCGGTCGCCCAGATTGACGTTGATGCCGGCCAGGGTGTCCCCCGGCGCGGTCGCCGTGATGTCCTGCATGGTCACCGTCCGCGCCGCCTGCGTGGAGCAGTTGCCGCACGACCGGTAGAGCTTGCCGAAGTCGGAGACCTCGAAGTTCCGGATCGTCACCGAGCCGCCCGCGCCCCGGTTGTCCTGGAACACCTTGTCGTCGGCGTTCGCCGCGCTGCCGTTCTCGATCACCACGGTCGCGCCGGTTCCCCGGAAGGTGGCCGCGTCCTCGCCGACGTCCTCCCAGTGCACCCCGCTCAGCGTGCAACTGCCGGCGCAGTGCACGCCGTCGGCCGCCGGGCTGCCCAGGATCACGTTGCGCAGGGTCGCGCCGTCGGCCAGCTGGAACAGCGGATCCTGGCCCTCGTCCTGGCCGCCGTCACCGAGCGCGCCACCGCCGATGAACCTCTTGTTCTCGCCGTCGAACACACCGCTGACCTCGATCGTCTCGGTCACCACCTGCTCGCCGGTGGCTTCCGGGACCGCGGCCGAGGCGAAGTTCGTGAAGACGACCGCGGCGCCCAGCCCGAGAGCGACGACCGCCGCCCCGATCACTCTGCTTCTGACATGCCGTAATTGCGCCATCACGTGCCTTTCGGTAGCAGGGGCGGGTTTCACTCCATAGGCACGGATCCTGGCGGAAAGCGGTTTCCTCAAGGTCGCAGAGTTAAGGATCAATTAAGGTACGCTGCGGAAACGCCGTTTCCAAAAGCAGGGGAGTGCGGGATGCGATATGTGATCGTGGGCTGCGGCAACGTCGGCATGGAACTCGCCGCCCGCTGGACCCGGGCCGGCCACCACGTCACCGGCACCACCACCACACCCGGCCGCGTGGACGAGATCGCCGCCGTCTGCACCGACGTCGCCGTACTCCGCGGCAGCGACCACGACGCCCTCGCCGCCACCACCGCGACCGCCGACGCCGTGGTCCTCACCGTCAGCCCCCGGATCAGCCGATCCTTCGACGCCGGGGCCCGCGTCGCCGAATACGCCGACACGCTCACCGCCACCGCCCGTACCGCCGCGGCCGCCCACCCCCGGGTGATCTTCACCAGCTCGATCTCCGTCTACGGCCGCGGAACCGCCTCTCCGGTGACCGAGACCAGCCGCCTCACCGACGACCCCGACGCCTCACCCCGCAACTTCATCGCCGCCGAACAGGCCGTCCTGGCCACCCCGCGCGGCGCGGTCGTGCGCATCCCCGACGTCTACGGCCACCCCCGCGACATCGACTACCCCGCCCGGGTCAAGATGGCCCACGACCTGCTCGGCGGCAGCGTCCCCTTCGACGGCGACGCCCTGCTGCACCGCATCGACTACCGCGACGCGGCCGCCGCCCTCGACTTCGTCGTCACCCACGACCTGACCGGCGCCTACAACGCCGTCCCCGACACGGACATCCCGCCCACCAACCGCGACTTCTTCGCCCGCATCAGCACCGAACACGGCTGGCCCGCCCTGACCTACCGGGCCGAGATCACCACCCCGCTGCTGCCGGTCAGCTCAGCGAAACTCCGCGCCGCGGGCTTCCACTTCGCCCACTGACGCCCGATAGGCCCCGGCCGCCAACGCCACCGCCAGCACGACGACGGCCACGTCACTGACGACCGCCAGCACGGTGGACGTCGGCACATAGGCCGGTGCGAAGGCGGCTCCGACCGCGGCCGCGACCAACCCGGCCGACCAGCCGGCAACCACATGACGAGGCGCCCACGCGGCCCGCCGGGACCACACCGACACCAGAACGACGGCGGACACGATCACGGCCACCCGTACGACGACGCCGGTCCAACCGGTGGCCAACCACAGGCCGAGATGGACGGCCAGCACCAGCGTCCCGAACAGCAGCGGATGCGGCACCCACCCGGCACCCGGTCGCGGCGCGCGCCGCCACCGAGGTAGCAACGCCGAGCCGACCAGCACCACGATCACCGTCACCGCGAGCCCCGACTGCGCCGGGGACAGCAGGAAACCCTTCCGGCCGCCCTCGTCATCCGCGAAGATCAGCAAACTGCCCAGCAGGTAGAGGACGCCGACGCCGGCCAGACCACGATTGCCCAGCCAGGGACGACGGTCCCGGAAGAACGCCTCCACCAGCATGATCGGCGCACAGATGCTCAGCAGAACGTGATTGCCGACGTAGTCGAGCGCCCTCTCGGCGAACCCCGGAGCCGCCCCCGCGAACTCGGTGTCGTCCAGAAACCCCGGATTGAACAGCGACTGATCCACCAGCCCCGCCTGCACCACCCCGAACGCCGCCGCGAGCAGCACGATCACCGGCCAGCCGCCCCCACTACGACGAGCGGCCTCCCGAATGAGCACCGCCGCACCGCCGTAGAGCGGCCCCAGAAACAGAACCAGAAGCGGATACCAGGTGACCGGAAAGCCGCCCCACGACGCCTCCGCCGCCCACGGTGCCAGCACCAGCAGCGCCACCACCGGCACCCAGCGCGCACGCCCCATCCCGTCGCCTCCCGTCCAGCCCGCGAGACCTCAACTCTCGCGAACCGCCCGGAAGCCCAGAACCGACCAAAGTCGATGAGGACGTCAACCGACGTACATGTAGCTGTAGAGCACCGCGAACAACCCCGCCGCCGGAAGCAGGCTCAGCGCCCACCCCGAAGCCGCCGCGATCTTCGCTCCCCGGAACCGGTACAGCATCGCCCCCAGGAACAACGCCAGAAGAACCGCCCAGGTCAGAGCAGTCCCGATGACAGAACCGGTCCCGTTGTCGCTGAGCCCCTCCATCCACGCCACCTCGGCCCCCGCGGCCAGGTAGAAGAACGGAATCGCCCCCGCGATCACCCACAACGTCCTGCCGAACACCGACGCGGTAACCCGCAGACCCCGCTCTTCCCCGATCATGGCGACATTCTCACCCATCAGATCAACCCCCATTCCCGGTACGGGCTACGCGAACCCGCCGTACCAGACCCGCGAGCCGCTGCCCACTCGCGCCTTTGCCGCGCCCGCCGGGCTGAGCTGCCCACTCACCCCGCCATATACGATCCGCCGATGTCGTCCATCGCCTCGCTGCACATCGTGAAGATCGGTGATCTGCCGGCCATCGCCAGCGCCGCCGGCCGGGAACGTGCGTGGGAGGCGATCCAGCAGTCAGGCAGGGAACCCGGCGAGGAATACGGCTGGTCCGGCTACGTCATGATGAACGTCCTGGACAATCTGGACAATCTGGACGTAACGCTGGAGAACCCCGACCTCCATGAAGCGGCCGAGGCGATCAGCGCGGAATTCGGCTACACCACGCTGATCACCAGCGACGCCAAGGAATTCCTCGACCGGCTCGACCCGGCCGCCTACGAGATCGACGACCTGCTCGACGGCCCCGTCGACCTGCAACTCGACGCCGAAGAATCCCGCCACGCGATGGAGGACACGCTGTCGCTATTGCGCAAGGCAATCGCCGACCTCGCCGACGACGAGATACTCCTGCTCACCATCGGCTGACCGAAGCCATTTCCGCGGCCCGTAGGATCGCCCGATGCGTGAGAACCTCCATCCGGTCCGCAGGGTCGCAGTCGGTGACGTGAGCGCCGACATCGACGAAGAACTCGCTCCGATCATCGAGGTCATCTGGCGTCTCGGCTGGACGACATGGACCTGCTGCCAGAACGCCGGCGAAAGCAACGCCGGCTGGCCGAAGAAGCTGCCGCACATGGCGCCCGTGGTCGCCGCGCAGCTGGGGTGGGCGTACATCGACTTCCCCGTCGACGACGGCGTGGCATTCCTGACGGCGCTCGCTCAAGCCGGACCCCGCGATGCCTTCTACCTCCGCATGACGCACTGGGCGGCACCCGACGCCTGGCATGTGAACGCCAAACCGAAGGACCGTGCGGCGTTCGACCAGTCGCAGGAGTCGCAGTTCGGGTTCCACCTGCTCCTGGTTCGTTTCCCCAGTTACGACCGCCCGGAGATCCTGCGCCGCCTGCTCGCCTACGAAGCAGGCCAGTTGATCGATCCGGGACCGATCGACCGGTCGAGCATGAATCCCGTCCAACCCTGATCACTGCGCTGGTAGGTCGCTCACCGGTGGGCGCGATGTTCACCGTGGAGGAACGCGACTTCGTACGGGGAGCGGCTGCTGATCGCGGCCGAAGCCGAAGCCGATACCGCCGTCGTCGCCGCGGTTCACCACTGGGACCTACCGGCCGGCCCGGCGATCCACCGTGGCCGGCCGAGCGCTGGATCAGCGCGTTACGCGGCCAGATCCTGGCGCTGGCATGCTTGCGTCTCGGCCATCCCACCGACTACGCAAAGGGCGCCCACCTGCTTCCCGCGGAAGTAGCCGCACCGCTGACCCCCGCGCTGGTCCGCATGCTCGACGAAGCCGAAGTCGCCCGCGCTCCCAGGCGCCCTGATCACCGAACTCTCGCTCGTCGATCCCGCTCTCGCGCACCGGCTGGCCCCCATCCCCACCGCCCCGCCGGCCGCCGACGATCCTGGTCACCCGGCCATGGGCGTCCTCCCGCCCTGACGGCCTTTCAACACCAGCAGGATCGCCCACCCGAATTGCGGCAGATCCGGACGTGCCCGATGGATTCGATGCTCGATCGGCGGGTATGCCGATCTTCCGAGACGGCGGGTCATGACCTTGCCGAATCGCCGCATTCTCCGCGGCGCCGGGGAGGGCCGGATTCTCCCCGTGCTCGGCAGCGTGGCCATTCGTGATCGTGTTCTACAGTCACGCCATGATCGGTGAGTCGCCCTGGTGGCATTACGTCGTGACAGCCCTCGTCGTGGGCGTTCCGGCCCTGGTGGGCACCGGGTTGATCTTCGCCGCGGCGAGGCGCTGGACCAAACTGCGTACCCTCACCGCCTCGGGTCGGCAGA includes these proteins:
- a CDS encoding NAD-dependent epimerase/dehydratase family protein — encoded protein: MRYVIVGCGNVGMELAARWTRAGHHVTGTTTTPGRVDEIAAVCTDVAVLRGSDHDALAATTATADAVVLTVSPRISRSFDAGARVAEYADTLTATARTAAAAHPRVIFTSSISVYGRGTASPVTETSRLTDDPDASPRNFIAAEQAVLATPRGAVVRIPDVYGHPRDIDYPARVKMAHDLLGGSVPFDGDALLHRIDYRDAAAALDFVVTHDLTGAYNAVPDTDIPPTNRDFFARISTEHGWPALTYRAEITTPLLPVSSAKLRAAGFHFAH
- a CDS encoding pectate lyase, which produces MIGAAVVALGLGAAVVFTNFASAAVPEATGEQVVTETIEVSGVFDGENKRFIGGGALGDGGQDEGQDPLFQLADGATLRNVILGSPAADGVHCAGSCTLSGVHWEDVGEDAATFRGTGATVVIENGSAANADDKVFQDNRGAGGSVTIRNFEVSDFGKLYRSCGNCSTQAARTVTMQDITATAPGDTLAGINVNLGDRLTIDGVTLVGDEISLCDLFEGNDTGDEPTKIGEGPDGTACVATGVTGP
- a CDS encoding ABC transporter ATP-binding protein, which encodes MSAVVVEDARREFDGRVVLDGVDLTIAPGEFVALLGASGSGKSTLLRALAGLDRGATGDFGVPDKRAVVFQEHRLMPWSRVWRNVTLGLDGTGLRKRAIDALTEVGLEARADAWPRTLSGGESQRVALARALVRTPDLLLLDEPFGALDALTRLKAQGLVARLWAEHRPAVLLVTHDVEEALLLADRALLLRDGRIAEEFIVDVPRPRLIDHPRLLTLRRELLAGLGVATEPEDPR
- a CDS encoding FAD-dependent oxidoreductase, which gives rise to MINLDLTADVVVVGGGPAGTWAALTAAEAGADVLLLDKGYCGTSGPTASGGTGVWYVQPDPEQREKAMASREKLGGFLQDRRWMARVLDQTYENMNRLEAEARYPFPIVDGMPHKRGVQGPEYMRRMRSWIKRAGVRILDHSPATELLVDGTGTVAGIRGHRRQHGTDYRVRAKAVVLATGGCAFLSKALGCDVATGDGALFAAEAGAEMSGMEFSTAYAIAPAFTSVTKTAYYGFATFFRGDGTQLAGAGSQGGRSVIAKELLRTGIVLCQIDQTTPEQQRQMRLGQPNFFLTFDRLGINPFTEKFPVTLLLEGTVRGTGGIRIVADDCATTVPGLYAAGDAATRELVCGAFTGGGSHNSAWAMSSGTFAGRGAAAFATALGAAANRRKLTGVGEAGIQRHFDRADALDVIRREVHPYDKNYLRTASRLEPALAHLDAVWDGRRGGAVVTGGDLPGVRQAAAMVAHARWMYTSALARTESRGMARREEFPQLDPNQYHRLTVGGLDRLWTRPEAVTGRELAVAS
- a CDS encoding 4Fe-4S dicluster domain-containing protein: MIEVLSTERCVSCDVCIAVCPTNVFEAGPGGIPVIARQSDCQTCFMCEAHCPADALFVAPHTHPVPEDSPLRDEKHLAGAGLLGSYRRELGWGRGRKPGARLAVGPELGPARITPALT
- a CDS encoding ABC transporter substrate-binding protein, with translation MVRRVMVLLLLLAAGACGNDSEAAGPGDSFVLRVGAIGNSNAISGPIGYWHKQGKLVPALASLGVTDLKVVTFPNGPDLNQALVADELDLALYGDTPALVAKGAGQPTRLIAQSQINLDAGILAKKSGGPASVADLAGKKVAVQTGSYIHRYLLGALADANAKPAEVVHIYSSDVEAALERGDVDAAAVPIANFIALKGKGYPVVDLASETHAKYLGTSSVVVTEKFLAAKPGIVDAWQGAHTAAVKAAKADWPGFVDYSVSIQGFPKTVLEQSLKPEQWVEEPFSQEGLTLLAGTKQFLVEQKFIRKDFDLDAWRVKDPA
- a CDS encoding ABC transporter permease, with product MSSSVLDRRSSPVVPAAAPRGTGPTAPPPWRRIAAALTPARRLTGLIVVLALWQIGSTSGWLGSTTPTPAEVFAAAKELIGSGELAHHLGVSLTRVAKGLAIGLSAGLLLGLAAGLLRLAEDVVDAPIQALRMLPHLALVPIFIIWFGIGESAKVALIAIGPIFPLYLNVLHGIRGVDERLVESARSCGVGRFGLIRRVILPGALPQILVGLRQALGIGWLSLVVAEQTATTSGVGFLMNDAREFLRTDVIFVVLVLYALLGLATDQFVRLIERRALAWRRGFAGE